The Tursiops truncatus isolate mTurTru1 chromosome 20, mTurTru1.mat.Y, whole genome shotgun sequence DNA window AAGTACCCACCGTGTCTCATCCTCCTGGCCCTTCAGGAGGGGCTGTGGCTACATGCTCTAAGCATTCTGGGGCACCTCAGCTCCAGGGGTATGTGGGAGAGGCACTTGTGCTCAAAGGCCCTTCCCAGgcttcccccccacacccccagcatCTGGGGTTGCCCTGCTCTGGGGCAAGGCCAGGCCTGGGACTGGCCCTGTGCAGCCAGCTTCCTCAACCTGCGGTGTGTGTCCTCAGCCAGAGAGAGCACATTGTCCAACTGGCCAGTTTGAGAGTGAGCCTAAAAATAGACCCCCATCCAGGGCTGTATAGTCCCCTGGGCTGAGAGAGAGGCTGTAAACAGCACACACCCCAGAGTCTCGGTCACTAGGTTGGGCCTGGCGACTTCCTCCAGGCTcacagccctcccccagcccttccgTCACACCCCGGGGACCAGGAAGCTGGGCAGGCTCTGCTGGGCTTCTCACCATTGGGAAgcacatccccattttacagatgagaaactgaggctcagcagaAATGACACACTAGGCCCTGCAGGCAGTGAGGGCACTGGGACGACCGCAGGCCTTCCCCACAGACCCACGCTCTGCAGGCAGTGGTGTTCTGAGACTTGAACTGGGAATGTCAACAGAGCTGCCTGACTCTGGGGAAGGTGCTCCCAGGCAGCAGTGGTCCAAGTGCCGGGGCCACTCGGAGCTCATGCTGCTCTGACTCGTGCATGTCGCCGGCCCAGCCCCATCTGGCTGACCCTGCCGCACCCTTAGCCAGCTGGATTGTGGCTAGACCCTGTCTCCTGGAAGGCGGGGAGGCCACAGCTAAGGGGAAGAGGCAGATGCACCGCACGCCCTTCCAATCTCTGGAGCCCTTCTGGAGAGGGTGGTCTCCGTCCCATTCCTGTGTCGTGGGCTTCCCTTCCAGAGGCCGAGGGGATCCGGCAGCGGAGTGCGAGGACCAGACGCCCCAGCGATGACCAGGTGGGTCTTGGGCAGTGGAGTGGCCtccaggtgggaggggcctgcccccagcccctcctcactgGCCGGGCTCCCCCAGTTCCCCTGTCTCCAGAGTCGTCTACAACGGCAAGaggaacagtagcccccgctctccccCCAACAGCAGTGAGATCTTCACCCCGGCCCACGAGGAGAATGTGCGCTTCATTTATGAAGGTACACGGGGTGCCCCCAGCCAGGCCCCCTgagcccctcctgccccaggcagGTGGGGGTACCCAGCTCTGGTCACGGGAGGTGGTCAGCGCTATGGTGTTCCTGACAGGGAGCAGCCCAGAAGAGGCAGTATTTGGAGCCAGTGGTGTTTGCTTGGGGAGAGGGGGGCCGTGGAAGACAGCGCACCCTGGGAAACCTGGGGCATCCTGGAAGTGGTGTGGCTGgggtgtgtgagcatgtgtgcaCAACATTTGTGCCAGGAGGAGGGGAATGGAGGAGGCGGGAAAGATGGGGGGCCTGCCTGGAGGAAGTGCTGTACCCCAATGAGTCTCATATGCCACTGTGACTGCAGCTCTGGTCATGGTACCATGAGGCTGAAAGGGGCATGGTCTGGGCAGGGCTCCCCGAGGGAATGGGGATGTGTTGGGGACAACTTCAAGTCAAGAGCAGGCTAGGCCAGGGGGCCAAAAGCTGTGAAGCgggagttgggggcagggggcctgCGGGGCCACTCTGATTGGTGGGGGAAGGTCAGGAGAGGGTGTCCTCCAGCTTGGACACTGACTGGGCCGGACTGCCTGATGCTGCAGGCCTGGGGGTCTAGAGCCCCTGACCACCCCTGCTTCCTGCAGCCTGGCAGGGCGTGGAGCGGGACCTGCGCAGCCAGATGTCGGGCAGCGAGCGGGGCCTGGTGGAGGAGTATGTGGAGAAGGTCCCTAACCCCAGCCTGAAGAGTGAGTGGGgctggcctgggagggaggggccggcCAGGGGGTTGAGCTGGGGGCAGGAAGGCCCACCTGCTTCCTGCTTCCAAGACAGCCTGGCAGGGTGGGCTGGGTCCCAGGGCTTTCAGAGACGGGCAGGACGAGGGACAGACCCTGCCTCTCCACCTGCGCCCACCGCTGACCGCTCTGTCCCCTGGCAGCCTTCAAGCCCATCGACCTGAGCGACCTGAAACGCCGGAACACGCAGGACGCCAAGAAGTCCTAAGGCGCGCCGgtgcccctcccctggcctctgGGAGATCTGGGTGCAGTCTGCTGCTGGCCTCCTCCTCTCCTGTGGGCCCACcttctgggagggggagggggccttGCTCCCAGTGGTCTGAAAACCCCAGGACCAGGACATGATTGATGGCCGaggcctgcccctcctccctgagccccctcctttcctcttgggGGATCTCAAGCTACCCAACACTAGGAGGGCTTGGGCCctgccagcccctgccctcccgtGGGCCTAGGTGGCTCTTTTGAGctgcctggccctgcctgccccccagGGCCTTGACCCTGACTCCCTtcaccttcccctgcccccacccccctacccctGGCCACTTCCAGGATCAGGAGGGAGACGAGGGGGCCTTTGTTGTCTCTTGTGCTGGTGGGATTGGGCTGGGTTAGCTCCTGAGGTGGCCAGGAGGCAGGACAAGGGTGATCGCACCCATGCCCAGCATGGGTCCCCCATTGGCCCCTGCTGCGTCTCTGGCCTGGACACGGGGTGTCTGACCCCTCGCCCCACTCTCCAGCTTGGCCCCTTCCTTCCCTGTGTCAGCTTCAGGACGGCACCAGCTGCCTGGGCCTGGGACACCGCTGGGCGCCCCCTCCAAGGGGTCGCCTTGGGAAGGGGCATGGGGCTGGCCTGAGCTGGTGAGGCTGCCCAGTGGGTCCTGCCCTGTGTGGTGAGTTGGGAGGGTCTTCCTGTGCCCTCCAAATCCAAGTGTCTGACTGGAACCTGAGGACGAGTGAATAAAGGCGGGGTGGCATTGGCTTGGCCACTTGGTCTGTGAGGCCCCTGTCTCGGCTGCCCACACAGGGCTGGAAATCCAGGGTCATGGTCCAGGCCCAGAAGTTCCGTCTGATCCCTGGGCTCCACCAGGGGCCTTGGGCCTCCTGGGGGGCagtgggaggtggaggtgggggcccTGGAAGGTAACACATCCCACATCCCTCTGCGACACTGGGTCCTTGGGGAGCGGCTCCTCTGCTGTCCGGATGGAGGAGTGGCTGCAGGGCTCAGAGCACCCCAAGTGCACTCAACCTTCAAACCTGGACATAGCCCTGGCAGACAGGCCAAACCGGAATTTATTTTGGGAACACCCTTTCCTGTTAGAGTATTCTGGGGCTCCAGCAGCCCCACAGGTGGCTCTGGGAGGTGTCTTTTCCTGGGGGGAATTCCCCAGGGATGGGGGTGCAGGAAGGATGGTTCATGGAATAAGCAGCAGCCATGGCTTGCTGCCAGTGGGTGCTGGctggtgccaggccctgagccaaGTTCCTGTAACCACACAGGCCTGTTTGCTCCCCAGGGACCTGTGGGGCATCCTGCCAAGGGTTTGCGTGCCTGCTGGGCTGGGTCACCCAAGCAGCCCCCCTCTGTGGCTGGAAGGGGGTGGGCGTGGCCTGCCTGGGGTGCAGGGACCTGTGGCCAGAGGCTGAGTgggcacacaggcacacatgccCTCCACCCAGCGTGTCCTAGACCACTAAGGATGGGGTGATGTCCAGCCAGGCCACTGCTGCGCTTGTGGCATTGAGCAAGTTGCTGAGTCTccaagcatcagtttcctcaggtGGAGCTCAGCACCTGCCTGCTGGGCGGCTGCCCAGTGCTAGTGCTTGCTGCCGCTATTAGTCACCTGGTGGATGCACTTGACGGGGCACTCAGCCACCAGGCTTCAGCGGGGCTGGACATCTGCATCCTGGCGACCGCAGTCATGGCCTTGCTGTGAGCCCTGGGGCACATCACTCTCCTGTcccacctcagtttccccaagtgAAGTGAGAGTATGGGCTGTGGTGGTTCAAGGCCTCTCTCCGAAGGGGTGCTGGAGCCCCCTGGCAGCACACCGGGGAATGTCTAATATCTTGCTGCGTTGGTTAAAAATTGACTTAACTTTGCTCCCAGCCCTCTCTAGGTCATTCCTCCCTCCTGTGGGGCTGGAAGGTGGGAATGGGGCCACACCGGGCCCCAGCATCTGGGTCTCCCCTGCCCACAGCCACCCTCCTGCTAGCAGTGGTACCTTGCCCCTGTGTGGGTGGGCCCATGGGATACCCCGCAAGGCCTTTTCATTCCCGCTTTCCCCGCCAACTTAGATTATCTGAAATAGAGGCCCTGGACCTGGAGTCTTTGCCGAGCACACCCTGGAGGTGGGAATGTGGTTAACAGgctgtgctggggtggggggtgaggaaCTCGGTTGGGGGCACTGGAGACGTAACCCTCACCAGCACAGTGGGCTGCCTGGCTGACCATGAGTGGCTGGAGACACCTCTCCCCGCCTCAGACAGTGAGGGTAGAGGAGATGAGGGGAGCATCCTGGTGGAACAGGGGTGCCCAGTCCTCCATCATGTTCTACCCTTGGTGGTGCTCATATCACTGTCTGCTTTCATTCAGTGCTGACAACTCGGGGGGCGGAGGGTGGATTTTATTACCCTGATCTTACGTATGAGGAAATGGTGGCCTCTTGTAGGAGACTGGCCTTAATCTGATTTTTAAGCTTTTACTGTTATCAAAATCTGAATTTAGTAAGTACTTCCTGAGCATGTACCCTGAGCACGTTCATGTAAATTGAGCATGAACAGCAATTCCCTAATGTCATCTAACACCCAGTCCATAGTCTCCTAGTGTCTAAAATAATATATTCCACATGGGTTATAGACTCAGAATAGAAAGGCCAAGTGCATCGGCTGAATCTGCTTGATGCGTCCCGTAAGTCCTTCTTAGTCACAGTGCCTCCTCCCACATTTCCCCTCCGTTTATGATTGAAGACCTGCTGGATACTTGATGTTGGAGTTTCCCAAACTCTGGTTTTCACTGGTTGCATCTTTGCAGTGTTAACAGACTCCTTTGTCGCCTGCATTTCTGTAAACAGAGGTGAGAGGTGGATGCTTGATGGGATTCATTGGAGGAAACTTTGGATGTAAAGGGATCGCGCTGgttgctgtgttgagaataggcTGCAGGTTCAGGGTAGAAGCGGGGAGACCTGTCAGGGGGGCTACCTCAAGTGAATCGTGGGAGGAAGAAGCTGGGTGAGGGGGCAGGTAAGGAGTTCGATATGGACTGTGGAATTTAAGTTGCCATTGGATGTCTGAGTGGAGGTGCCGAGAGGGAAGCTGAGTCTAGAGTGGATTTGGGAGGGCCACAGAGGTTGGAGATATAGTTTGGGAGTAATTTGAATATTGATGTTTTTTTTAAGGTTGATAAAGAAGGGAGGAGGATGGGACCTGATCCCTGGGCACTGCactcagggagaggaggaggaagcaggaccAGGGACTGAGAGCAGTAGAGAGCAAGGTCAGAGAaagggcaggtgggggaggaCCTGGGGCTGAAGGCTGCCATAGAGTCCAGGAGGAGGCCGAGGCAGTCAGAGTTCGGCTAGTTGCAGCCCTCAGacttctcctcccaccctctcacCTAGAGCCAACCATTTTCAACTTTCCTGCTGATTCTTTGGTTTGTATTTCTATGTCTAAATAGCATACGTGAAGCGTTACTTCTTGGTTTTCCCATTTCATTCCGTCCCCCACTCCCATTTCACACGTGCTCTTACCATCCGCTATCCTCCCTAGATCTTTCTCTCATAACTTTGGTTACATCAGTGTTGAGTATTTACATTATGATATCTGTGTATTTAGAGATGAGCCTTGTGGtaaattgtggggtttttttttctgcccaactttttgttttccttgaagttattaattgccttcttttttcatttgctcaGTTGTCTATGTACTAAGTCCTGAACTCTCCAGCAGGTCATCTAAGTCTCCTCTCAGTGTGTTCAGTCACTTTGATCCACTTGAGGGCGTCTCTCCTGTACTTTCGCCCTGCTTGAGGCTCCTTCCCCCCAGTGACCCactctgcctggcacacagctgccATCCTGGGGATGCCCCTCAACTCTCCTAGGTTTGATCAGTGTTTATTGTAGtccatgttttcctctttcttggtcTCCACACTCATTTTAGTAGCATGCATgtggggagacacacacacacacacacacacacacacacacacacacgtacgtacGTACGTGCTGGGTGGTTCCCATGCATTCTTTTAGGGGAAGTGCCTGAGATTTggactggggtggaggtgggaagggaagtagagatggggaaggggcagagggccTGGAGTGTTTGTCTTCCTGAATGGAGGGTGATGCTGTGTGGGTGCTGGGCCCTGCGTTAGAAAGTCAGGTTCCCCCACCATCCCACCTGCAGGATGGCCTGGTCAGAGCCAATGTTTATTGGCTGGATGAGCCCAGCCCCTTCCAGGCCTCCACCTCCACTCCTGACTCCACCGGCCTGCTCCAGTTCCCTTGGGGACAGGGACAGGGTGAAGGAGGACAAGGGCAGAGGGAGTCAGGATGGGGAGGGCTGTCAGGAGGCCCCTAGGTGAGCGGCACACCCGCAGGGCAGTCACCAACCCTGAGCTCAGCTGGCGTGAAGGAGAACTTGTGCCCTCCCTGTGCTAGGCTTCTGGGCATGGAGGGCTGGCAGGGGTGCCCCTGTGGGCAGGGGCTCAAAGGAGCACTAGGGCCTAGGGAGCCTGGGGGGCCTGGGATGAGAAGTGACCTGAAGCCTCAAGGTCAGGGGTCTCAGGTCCTCAAAGGTGCAGCCAGCCACACTACCTCCCTGCCCTGCAGTCCCCACCGATCATAGTAACATCGCATCCCACCTGGGCCGCAGGAGAGCCCAATCTACCTTAActcacctcctgcccctccctccctgctatATCCGGTGGCACGAGGTGAGGGCCCCCTCAGGAGGGCCCCAGTGCCTGGCAGGTGAGTAATTCTATTTACCTTTCCTGAGAGGCCTCCTGTCCTTTCATTTGCTGCAATTAGCTCAGCTCTGCCTAAGCAGCTCCAGCCCACGTGGCTGGGCAGGGACTGTGGACACCCCCTCCCCCGGGTCCCGGCAGTCACCCCCCACCAGCTCCTAGGAGCAGGGCCGCCTGGCTGGCCCATTTGGCTTGTACTCTTGGcttctgtggccccttcctctTTTGACAGTGCCCCTGCTCCTACCCCCTTCCACGCATACCCCCCACCAGGCATCATGGCACCGGACACAAGGGGCGCTCTTGAGGGTGACTACAGTCCTCGCACTGCTCCTGCACTTGTCTCCACCCTCTGCATCAGATGCACCGCGCCCCGGGGGGCAGCTTGGACTCAGGGCGCACCACCTGGCTCTTCCTGCATGAGTGCCAGCCCTCATTGACTGCCAAGCAGGGTGCCCACCCACCAGGCAATGGGCAGCACCCTCGCACACAGCTGCCCTTCCGCATGCGCTTGGAGCAGCAAGGACTGCAGTGATTCTCTGTGAAGTGGCTATGTTGGGCTGTGCCGCAGTCTTTGGAAAACTGTGCTGCGCCTGCACTTGGACGGTCTCGATTTTGGGGGTCCATCTCTCCCTGCTTCAGTTGGCTACATGGGCTGCGGATTGCTGGGGTGGCTAGAGTTGGGATGAAGCAGAGGCCAGTAGAGGACATCCAGTTCTGGATTATCTAGTTCTGGATTATCCAGTGATGCCCTTGCTGGGCCTGAGTCCAGCCCCGGCTTCGGCTCTAGCAGGGAGCCAGGGATGTTCATGTGGGGTTGGTAGAAGGACTGTGATGTTGGTGGCTTCCCTCGGCCATTGACGCCCTTCATGCCCCTCTGCGGGCGAATGGTGACACTCCGGGGGTTGAGGGGCCAAGACTGAGTGGGGCCCATCCACTctggcccggggtgggggtgagccaccccccaccccaccctggcgCGAGGGCTGAGGACGGCACGTGCTGGTGGGGCACCACCAGCCACCACTCACACACACCCTCAGGGATTCCAGCTCCAATTCACCTGTATGATGGGGCAACAAGGAGAAGTCTAGAAGGAGCAAGCCAGCACGGGCCGTCCACGGCTGCTCCCTTCTCACGGGGAGGCCCTGGGCCCAGCTggcccctctcctccagcccagcTGTCCACCCAGGGTGAGCACAGAGCTCTTTATTGTTGGAGGACACATGTTTTCTCTAACTCAGACACACTGACACACACGGGGACACACGGGCATGCATTCACAGAACAGCTTCCCTgccacatcccctcccccaccccttggcacagagcaggtgccccTCAGACCACCACACTGGGGAACATGTGGACAGCAGGGTGCTGTCTGGCTCCCACGCTCTTGCCTCTGCTGGGCATCGGTTATGGATTGTCCAGTGATGCCCTCTCTGGGCACCTGAGTCCAGCCACAGCTGAAGTTCCAGGGGGCTTCAGAAGGGGTTCTCAGCCAATCCAGGGAGGCCGCCAGCCAAGTGGGTCTCCGTAGAGGGGTCCTGGCTAGTCCTGTTGCTGCCACTGCCCCTTGAGAGCAGCAGCTTCTCACTGGGGGGGCCACCAGTGGGCCTGGCCGTGTGGCTGCCGACATGGCACTCCTCCTGCAGTGCTTTGCCCTCACGCCAGCGATGCCAGCGCCGCAGCAACTCCGACTGCACCTGGGGTGGGCAGGTGGGTCGGGCCAGTCCCAGGGCCTGCCCGTGCCACCCTCTCAGGATCCCCAACCCCCTGGCCTTGAAGGGCTATTGGGCCCTGGGTGTGGAGCCAGGCAGGCTCTGTCACCACAGAACGCTGGGGTCTGGGAACACTTGGGGACCCCCTCACCCTCAGGTGCACTCCCTGAGGACGGGCTGAGGCTGACCCATCTCAgcaggcctgacacccagtgTCCTGGAAACTGAGCCCAGTAAGTGCAGGTGGACACGAAGGGCTCGCACCTGAGGGGTGGGGCCAGGATGTCTACACTCCCCCTGACCCCAACCCCAGCGCTGGTTCCAGACCCACACCCCCCTCACCTACCTCCTTGTTGAGGAAACAGTAGAGAACAGCCACCAGCAGGCCCTGGAGAGATGGGGGAGGTCAGGGCTGCACCCAGGCTGGCCTGGGGGTTGGGCTGTTGGTTAAGGGGCGGGCAGGCACCTGGAAGGAGCTGAGGAAGAGGTCGAAGAAGAGCTTGGCGGAGCGCAGGGTGCCCTGGGCATGCTCGTCGGTCACAAAGGCAAACACCACCTCGTGGACCCCCAACAGGGGGATGAGGGTCAGCGTGGACTTGGCCAGCCTGCGGGGGCAGAGACTGAGCCACCAGCCCAGCACCCCCTGGGGCTCtggtgcccccacccccacctacaCTCCCTCTGGCCCCCGGGATTCCGCAAGCCGCCTGGCGCCCTCCCACTCCCAACGCCCACACCCACCGGAATTTGTAGTCAGTATAGCGCATCTGGTGGGCTTGCAGCTTGGCCACCAGGAGGTGAAGGATGCGGATGAAGATGAAGAAgttgatctgtgtgtgtgtgggggacaCAGCTCAGGGCAGCTCTTGGCCCCTACCTGTCCCTCCTGGAGGTGGGCCTGGCAGCCAGACAGACCCTGGCTCCTGGGGCCCTGGGGCTGTGGGCACCCAGTCAAGGATGGACAGCCTGGCCCAAGGCCCAGGGCGCCAGCCAGTGTCCTGGGTGAGTGCCAGGCCTCCCTCCCTGTCCAGCCAGGCAGGATGCTGTCTGTCTCCTCAGGCTGCTGCAGGCCGATGaggaaggaaggggctggggggccAAGGCCAGCAGCCTCCCGGCCCTCCCTGCGGTGCCAGCAGGTGCCTCATTTCCTCACCAGGATGGCCAGGAAGACGGGGAAGCGCAGGATCCACCAGAAGCCCATGTTGTCATTGCTGGTCCAGCACCTGCAGGGTGGGGCCTGCTCGTGTCCTGGCAGCCTCGTAGCCCCCCGCCCCCTGATTCCTTGGGATCTAATTAGTGCCTCAGGAAAAGAAGGGAGATAATTACCAATGACCTCCACCCCCGGGGAACCAGGTTTGCTTAGTGCCCCCCACTGCCTCTGGCCGGAGACCCCTGAGCCACTCCCACACTCTGAGCCACATGGCCATTCCCCACAGGGCCAGCCCAGCACCTCCCACAGGAGAGGCGAATCCCCCTGCTGGCCCGCCAGTCAGATACTCACTGGATGTTCTCAAACAGACACTTGACCACCACCCAGGGGGTGACGAACAGCATGGGGGCACCTGTGGGGAGAACAGCTGTGGTCCCGTGGCCCTGGCCAGCCCGCTGGCCCCCTGCGCACCGGCCCACTCACCCCAGCCGATGCCCAGGTAGAGGGGGAAGCAGCTCCTTTCAGGGATGGTGGCGAAGCTCAGCAGGCTGTGCAAGTACACGCCCTCCACCAGCAGCCAGCAGTAGTTGGCCACGACGCCGTACTGCATGAACACCGCGGCCACCCGGCAGCCGGCCACTGCCTGGCCGCGGGGGCAGCATGAGTGCGGGCCTCCCAGCTGCCTGCCGCCCAGGGCCCGGAGGCCAAGAGGCCGGATCTGGGAGCTCACCCCGTCACTCAGCCAGACGCTCACGCTGAAGTCGTCCCCAATCCTCTGGCTGTAGCGGGTCTTGAGCAGCGTGTCGATGACCAGCACAGAGCTGGCCTTGAGCACGAAGGACGCGAACAGGTTCACGTGGATGTAGTTTCGGGTGCAGTGCAGCTTGCTGTGGGGACAGCGAGTCAGTCCCCGCCCACCCTGCCCGCTGGGGCCCCCCATGAGCAGGGCGGTGGGCATACCTGAGGCCCAGCAGGATGGCCAGGGCCAGGAGCAGGGCCCCCAGGGACAGGGAGTAGCCCACGGTGTACATCACCTGGAAGCTGCTGTACATCTTGGCCACCTCCTTCTGCAAATCGCAGTGGCCAGTCAGGGCTGGAGAGggccatcttgcccctccccccaacccccactgCACCTGCCACAGGCTGACCTGGACCTCAAGCTCCTTGTCGTCCATCTGGCACTGGGAAGCATTTCGCCATGGCTGCCCCCGCGGCCCACGTACCCACTGCCCATCAGGCCCACACCTCTTGAAGACGAGGCGGTGCTGCACTGCGGGGGCAGGCTCTGGTCAGCTCCCCGCCCCTGGGCTGAGCCCCCTCTGCCAACCCCCCACATCCCTGCTGTGGTTACCTTTGTGGTGCCAGGGCAGGTACCAGGGGCAGGAGATGTTGGCTGTGGTGTTGGGAGGGGTGTCCGGCCAGCAGGAATATTTGTCAAAGGTTCTATTACAGACCAGCTCTGCAGAGGCGGGGACAGGGTTGCTCCTCAGCAGGGCCTGGCCTGCACAGCCCCCTGTTGTACGCTGTCTGTGCCCCAGGAGGCAGCCTCCCAGATCTCCCTGACCATCCTGCCTTCCCTGGACGCCTCTGTCCAGCCTGATCCTGAGCTCCAGCTCTGCCCGGCCACCTCCCCTCAGATACTCCGCATCTCCACCCAGGGTCTTCCCTCTTCCTAGTGCCCTTCTAGCAGCACTTCCACCTCTGGAGGCTGAACCCCAATTCTGTTGGCATCCTTCTGGGCCCAGCAccggccccctccctcccccaaacaaTGGCTCGGCCTCCCAGGCAGCTCCTCCCGCCCCAGTGTCTCTCTTTGCACCTGAGTGATCTTCAGAACTTGCCCAGAACGCTGTACCTCAGTCTGCCTGAGCACTCCAGGTAATGGCCCATCTCCTTCCCCCTCACCAGCCCTGGTGCCCTCTACCTGCCCCTCTCGGTCCACCTCCCCCACACGCTGTCTGCCTCCTGGGCCACGAGGCTTTGCTCCATGGGAGGAAAGACGGTGTCCAGGCCGTGGGCCTGAGGGGTGCCCAGCAGCAGGGGAGGGTCACGAAACACCCCAGTTCTGGGGCAGTTCTACCATTTCTTAAATGTCCTGGTCTGTGGCCCTGGGCTAGTCACCAGCTTCTCTAtggctcaatttcctcacctgtaaatggtgggtgggggttggggggactgCACTCGGGCCGAAGGCGGGGCTCACCAGTTGGGGGGGGCAGCAGGCTCAGGTTGTGGAGACATTGGTCGCCATAGAGCTTCCACTTCTCAAACAGGAAGTCCATCACCTGAGCGGAGGGGGCCTGCGGCTGGGGGTACAGATGGATGGACAGAGGGGACAGACTGGTGTCAGCATGAGGGGCAGGCAGGCTGGTGGGACAGGGGGACTGGCAGCAGCGCTCACCTGGCAGGCcagcagcagaagcaggaggaggtgggggcagcGTGGCAGGATGGGGGGCATGCCTCTGGGCAGCTGCCCCCCACATCTGGCTGGGGTTGCACAGCTGGGGCAAAGAGGTCCTCGTAGGTGCACTCTCCTCTGGGGGCTGCTGAGTATCAGAGCAGCAGGGTCGTGCAGGGACACCCAGGAGTAAAGAGGCCCAGCTGGTCTCCGCTGTGATCAGCAGGGTGTCCTGCTCCCCTAAAACCATCCCTCTGAGTCTCCGAATCCTACTAATgaagtgggggctgggagggaggggatgccaGAAATGGTCACTCTGCCAGTGGCAGGTTGGGGGTCTGGCCCTGCACCTGGGGGTTCTGCCCAGGGTCCTGGGGGCTGCTCCATCTCACAGACCGTGGCTGTCTGTGTGGCGGCTCTGACAGTCCCAGAGCCCCTCTCCTACATGTTGGTTAAGCGGCCCCAGTCCTGCCTGGTACCAAAGATGTCAGAGGAGGGAGCAGCCTCCCTAGCTGCCCAACTCCTCCCTTCGGCTCTCGCTATTTTTCCCACCTATTCTTAGCTCCTGGGAAAGTCAGCATGGCAGGCTGGGGCAGGGTACCAGGACCATCCATCACTTGGTCCCCAGGGGCATGGTTATCAAGGTGACCCTGGGCCAGCTCCCAGACTTGGCAGGGGCCAGGAGTGCCAAGCATATGCTTAGGGTGGTCCCTGTCACATCCATGCCCCCTTGCCCAGGACTGGGGTGTCTAGGTGCTCCCTTGGGCCACGCCCAAGACTCCGGCCGGGCTTCCTGGGTCCCATGGGCCATAGCACGCAGGCAGCTGCAGCGCATTCCTTTGAGATTAGCGCTGCCAGCTGCCGCGGGCTCAGACACAGGACCCCTGCCCTCGTGGTGCCTGCAGGGGGGACCTGAGGTGCCTGGTCCTGTCCGGAGCCTGCACTGGGGGCATCAGCAGTCCCGTAAGTCATCGTGTCACTGCTTCCAGAGTCCGTCTTCTGGTCCACTGAATCCCACAAGGGCAGTAGGAAGGGGATTCCTTTGGGGCCTAGGGGTGGGGCCCCTAGGAACTACTCATGCAAGCCCCCTTAGGGCTGTGGATGGCATCCTGCCACAGAGTGAGCATGTGATGGAccgatggatggacagatggacgaAACTGGCTGGCTG harbors:
- the MCRIP1 gene encoding mapk-regulated corepressor-interacting protein 1, encoding MTSSPVSRVVYNGKRNSSPRSPPNSSEIFTPAHEENVRFIYEAWQGVERDLRSQMSGSERGLVEEYVEKVPNPSLKTFKPIDLSDLKRRNTQDAKKS